The sequence GGGACTTTCCTTTTTGTATATTGGTAGCTGTTTTGGTGAATAATAAATTCACTAAATGCTTCTATCCTAATCTACTCATAATCATGTACACGTATCCCGTCCGCGTCCTGCTGGTGGATGATCACCCCATTGTGCAGAGCGGGCTCAGTTATGAACTTGGCCGCTCTGCTGGCTTACAAATCGTTTGCGCAACACAGACCGTAGATGAATCACTGACGCAGCTTCGACAGGATGCTGTCGATGTCGTGCTCTCGGACCTCTATCTGGGCGATACAACTACGGGCATCCAATTGATGCTACAACTGCGTGAACTGGGCATCTCCTTACCGGTGCTAATCATGAGCTCCGATGAAAAACCCGCTACAATCAGGCAGGTATTGGGGGCTGGGGCTGCGGGTTTTTTGAGCAAGCGTAGCACCCCTGCTGACTTTGAACAGGCTATTCGCTGGGCTGCTAATGTCGATCGCCTGCCCGATCCGTACATTGCTCCCCACGACCTACGGCTGCGCATGCATCAGCTCACGACGCCCCCACGCCCCCAGCAAGCTACGCAGTTGCAGCCGCTAACCCGGAAGGAGGTGGAAACGCTACGGGCTTTTGGCCAGGGGCTCGAACCGAAGGAGATCGCTCATGAGCGGCGGGTGGCCGTAACCACCGTCTATTCTCAGCTTAACATGGCTCGCGAAAAGCTTCAGATTCATCACGATGTAGAGTTACGCAATTTTGCCATTCGTCATTTGCTTGAATAAGCCTGTACATCAATCTGGGTCATGACTGTCTTTCACTGTCCGGCCCGACAGGCAACTCAACGACGACCCGAGTGCCGCCGCCCGCTAGCAAACCGATCTGAAATTGACCCATAGCCTGCTCGACCCGCCGCCGAATAGTGGAGAAAGCACGGCTGTCGGTTAGTTTAGTTTTAGCCACTCCGATGCCGTTATCCTCCATCTTAAGCAGTACGAGCGTCGACGTAGGGCAACGTACCTGAAGGCTGGCCTGCGAAGCCTGTGCATGCCGCAACACGTTCTGTAGCAGCTCAAAAGCAATGTTGTAGAGGGCAAACTGGGTGTTAGGTGGTAATAGTTGAGCTTTAGGATCTACATAGAGCCCGAAGGATGTGGTCGATACCAGATTGAGTTCGTCAATAAATGATGTAAGCGCAGGAGCCAATCCGCCCTGGCGGCTAAACTCGTCGGGCATCAGATTGTGGGCAATTAACCGAAATCGTTGATGTGCCTGTAGCAACAGGTGTTGAACAGACTGAATATCATCGGTTGAGATCGCCGGTTGCCGGCTCAGCCCATCGAGCCGAAGTTGCAGGCTGAACAACATGCTGCCAAGGTTATCGTGGAGGTTGTCGGCCACAGTGCGACGCTCATCGATACGGGCCAGGAGGCGAGCTTCAGTCTCCTGGCGTTCCCGTTGCTGGCGTTCCTGTTGGTTAAGTAATGCCGCTTCTCGTTGCTGTGCCTGCGCAACGCGCCGTTCATGCCGTTCGCGTCGCGACTGCGCAGCAATGCCCAGCGTGAAACAACTGATTTCAAGCATGGTGCCGCCACTCAGTGCCATGGCGCTTAGGTTGCTGCTCATGGCTGTCAGTAAGCCAGAGCGGCTTAAAACAAGCAGTAGGCCACCCGATAGCAAAGCCCCCGTACCAACTACATAGTAGATAGCCCAACGCTGCCCTTGCCAGACAACATAGCAGCCCAACGCAAACATGGTCAACATAATGGGTGTACCCTGATAAACTAGCAGCGCCGCTCTTGGTACCCACCAGTCGGGGAGAGACAAGGCAAATAGCGTGATATTCAGCAGGCCTAACCCGATAAACACCCGATGCCAAATGGGGGCCGTCTGGCGAAGGGCAAACAGTTGATTGAAAAAATAGAGGTAAGCAAAAATCCACAGCGTGAAAAAAAGATTGATGCCATGGGAGAGCAGCCAAGGACGCTCAGGCCACAGATAGCGCATGCCCAGCCCTACTCCCCGGCTTGTCTCATAAAGCAGGTAACTGGCTACCATAAGCCCTACCAATAAATAGCGGCGTTCGCGGGTGAAGCCATATAGCAGCAAATGAAGTAGCAGTGCCAGCAGTGCAAAGCCCGAGTAGATGCCCCAGCCGTAATGAAGCAGGATCGTATAAGTATCGAAAGCAGCCTCGCGCCAGATCGTCAGGGGCAGGTATTGCAGCCCCATCTCGTTGCGGCTATGGACGTAGAGGGTGAGTGTCTGACCCGGACGTACCGGCATGGTAAACACGAAATGGGGATGAGGTACCTCCCGACGATCGCCCAGACTGCACGAGGTAGACCGATGCGTTTCCAACACTCGCCCTGTGCTGTCAAGAACAAATAGGTCTACAGAGGTAGCTATCGGAAATGCATTCTCTAAAAAGAGGATTTCACCCGGTTTTTGATTGGGACCCACCACGCGGATACGTACCCGTAACCAATAATCGTCGAGGGTGTAGCCCGCGTTAGGATACTGCGTATTCACGAGCCGAAAACGCGGACTCACGGCCGGGCTGATTACGTCGTGTAACGTCAGGCGGCGAGAAGAGTCGGCCAGCCACTCGGCCCAAAGTCCTGTCTCAACGTGCATCTGGCTGCTGTCGATGACCAACACTGGTTGAGCCGTCAGACGATGGGTCCATAACCCGCTGATGAACAGTAGGAACAGGCCCTTCCAGAAGGTAAATGACGACGGCATGGTGTGTGTGGCTAGGAGTGCAAACATAGGGCGCAGACTTACCCGAACCGCCGCAAAAGTCACTTAGTGTATCGTAATTATTACGATTTTTTGGTAACCATCTGGTGTGAACCTTTGAAGCGTTGTTAAACCGCTTCTATCTCATACCATGAAAAAAATAGTGTGTCTTACCGCCAGCTTGTTGGCGGCCCTGACGGGCTTTGCCCAGTCTGAAAACTACCGCGCTTTCAAGGTCGACATCACCACCGGCTACTCGAAATCAAGCCAGAGCGGAACCGGTAACAACGGAGGTATCAATTTCTCGATCGAGCCTAAGTACAACATCACCGACAACATTGCGGTGGGCGTGAAGGTAGAAGGCGCCGTGCTGGCGTCTGCCGAAAGCAGCGGGATCACAGCCCTGGCCATCGTGCGGGCTACTCAACTCACGGGTGAATATTATGTTGGCGAAAGCACCGTGCGGCCCTACGTTGGTCTTGGCCTGGGGCTTTACAAGGGCTACCTGTATCTGTCGGATAGCGACGAGTCGGAGCTGATCGCTGGCGAGACCAGTCAATTCGGTATTGCCCCACGGGCAGGTTTACAAATCGGGCACTTCCGGCTGGGGCTCGAATACAACCTTGTAAAAGACAGTAACTACTTCTCGTTAAAGATCGGCACAACTATCGGCGGCGGGCGCAAATAACGTATCTGGCCTGCGGTACTGTGCGTTTACAAGACCCTGATAACTACCTGATTTCATGAAAACGATACTACTCTCTTTTGTGCTCCTAATAAGCATGAGCACGCTGACGCATGCCCAAATTTCCAAACGCTTTGGGATAGTCGGTGGACTCCACTCGGCGTCGATCCGGTCCACGGGACTGGATAGTAAGTTCGGCTTCCATATTGGCGGGGTGGCTGAGCTCGCCATCAACGATAATGTCTTGATCCGCCCCCAACTGCTTTATAGCACCAAAGGGGCCAGCGTGAGCGCAGGTGGGCTCACCTACTCGATCAACCTGTCATACATCGAGATCCCTATCCATGCTGTGTACAAGGCCGAGGTTGGAACGGGTAAGCTCTTCGGCGGACTAGGGCCCTACATCGGTATTCTGGCTGGTGCCCGTGATTCCGATGGGGATGAAGTCGACGGCCTGAAAACAGTGGACGCGGGCCTTAGCTTGCTGGGTGGGTACGAACTGACTGAGCAAAAAATCAGCGTCAACCTGTTCTACAACACGGGCTTCACCAACATCGCTACCAATGCCCCCCGCACGGGCTCAAGCAACACCAACAGCACATTCGGCTTATCAGTCGCTTACTTCTTCGGTGAGTAACCTCCTCTTAATCAGTCGTATTCTGATAATTCTGTGAAGCATCCAGCGCCATCTGCACCGATCAGGTGGCACTGTTTTTCTTCTGAAAAAATGGCAATAGAGTCTTAATCAATCGAATCAGATGATGAAAATTTACACGTACAGCCTGCTCTTTTCCTGCCTGGCGACCGCTGCATTAGCCCAGAAAGGGCCGGTGGCCCCATCGGCAACGGGTAACGCCGAAGGCCTCATTCGCGAAACCGTCGATGCGGGTCAGGAATTTTACCCGCGCGTAAGCCCAGATGGCAAATCGCTGCTCTACAACAGTCTGGAAAAGACAACGTATTTCACGGTTTCAGAGACGGGCAGTCTGACGACCAAAACCGACAAGAAATTCAGAATTATTAAAAAGGAGATTGGATCGCCGGTGACAAACCCGCTTGTGGTTGATGCCGCCTATCCAACCTGGCTGCCTGATGGATCAGGTATTATTTTTTCCTACATCAAGCCCATGCGCCCCGTCATTGCGCGGTCGAATGGGGCCGGGGTTGGCCTGAACTATATCTCGCAGGGCGAAATGGGCGAAGATGATGCTGAGCCGGTCATCAACCGCGACATGAGCCAGATCTTCTTCACCACCTTCATGGGCAAGAGCCGGATGATCTGCTCGATGGATGCCAAAGGTGGCAACTTCACCGTCCTGACGGAAGGCGGGCACCTGGCGCTGAATCCCAATGATAACACGAAGATCATTTACAACGGCCGTGTGGGTAAGGTGGTACAGGTGTTTACGCTCGATTTGAAGACGGGCCAGAAAGCTCAACTCACCCAGGGCGATTACAACAATAAAGACGGGGCCTTTTCGCGGGATGGTAAGTACATCGCGTTTGTGAGCAATCGCGAAAATCCGAAGAAGAAGAACCATCACCTGTATATGATGAAGGCCGATGGGACTGAGTTGGTGCAGCTTACTCAGGGCGACACAGACGAGGGCGACCCCACGTTTGGCCCGGATGGTACGATCTACTTCTACTCCAACGCCGATCGGAACTACAACATCTGGAAGGTAAAGCCCCGCTCAACGCGCTAACTGACGCTACTAGTAGCCTATAACTACCCGCTAATTATGCAAACTCTCTCCACCTTCGGCAGTACCAATCGCTTCTGGGTGATACTATTCGCCATCTCGCTGGCCCTGCTGGCGGGCAGCTGTAAAAAGCCCGCCGACGTTTTGCCTGCCGAGATCGACCCGGCCAACGCATCCTTGTTGAGTCAGGTACTCATCATGCCTTCAGGAACGCAGACCCAGGCGGGCGACGCCCCTTCCCCAACAACTAGTAGCGGTACGCCCGTCGTGAACTCGCCCTACACCACGGTGATCTCATCCAACGGTAGTACGGCACCACTCACTTACACCTATCAGAACGTGAGTGGCAATTTGGCCGGTTGTTACGTACAGGTCGTGGGCGCCGATCGGTACTTCCGCATTCCCTACGGCAGTAATTCATCGGCCAGCGGTCGGTTGTCGTTGCCGGTAGGTATTCCGACCAACGTATTGGATGGCCAATTCACGCTGGCATTCTGTGTGTACGACGCAAATGGCCGGGTAAGTGCCCCGGTAACGGTAACTATCAACGTGCTACGTCTGGGCACTGGTGCCATTCAGGTGAGCTTGTCGTGGGATGACGACACCGATCAGGATTTATACGTAACGGACCCGGCCAATGAGATCATCTCGTATAGGAATACGTCGTCGTCATCGGGTGGGGCGCTTGATCGGGATGATACAAGCGGCTACGGTCCCGAGAATATTTTCTGGACCCAAAATGCGCCTGACGGCAGGTATCAGGTTCGAGTAAATGCCTACAGGGCCGCCACACAAACTAACTTCTACGTGACGGTTAGCTACCCCGGTGGGTCGAAGTCATTTACGGGTAATACCTCGTTCAACGTCCGAACGGTCAACGTGACCACGTTTACCAAGAGCGGTAGCACTATTACGTTTTAGGCTGTCGACGCTGCGGAAGCGGGTAAGTACCGTGTAAGGGGGCTTGAGCTGTCAGGGCTTGGCTCCCTTAAAACGGATCACAGCGTCAGCTCGTTGATCCGGTCGGGCTCCATCACGAAGGTATTGATGTCGACGAACCCGCGAATACCACGTACCCAGCCGTTTTTGTTATGCTGCCAGATGTACAGCTTATCGGCGTCATAGCGATTCAGGTCCGACTTGGAGTAATCGGCAATCCAGAGCGGATACACGTCGAAATGCTCTTTGATGAAGCGCTTATACAGGGTTGCGTTGGTGTAGATGATGGGCCGGATGTTGTATTCGGCTTCGATCGCATCCAGAAAAACCTGTAGGTCGGCGATGATCTTATCGTCAGGTACGTTGTTGGTCACTTCAAAATCGAGCACGGGCGCCAGATCGCCGGGTTTTAGCGAAACTCGTTTGATGAAGTTGTTGGCCTGTTTGATGGGGTCGCGGGTGGGGTGGTAGAAGTGATAAGCCCCCCGCTGCAATCCCACGCGCTTGGCTTCTTTCCAGTTTTTGGCAAAGGTGGGGTCGCCCAGCGTAGCGCCTTCGGTGGCTTTGATA comes from Fibrella aestuarina BUZ 2 and encodes:
- a CDS encoding TolB family protein, which encodes MKIYTYSLLFSCLATAALAQKGPVAPSATGNAEGLIRETVDAGQEFYPRVSPDGKSLLYNSLEKTTYFTVSETGSLTTKTDKKFRIIKKEIGSPVTNPLVVDAAYPTWLPDGSGIIFSYIKPMRPVIARSNGAGVGLNYISQGEMGEDDAEPVINRDMSQIFFTTFMGKSRMICSMDAKGGNFTVLTEGGHLALNPNDNTKIIYNGRVGKVVQVFTLDLKTGQKAQLTQGDYNNKDGAFSRDGKYIAFVSNRENPKKKNHHLYMMKADGTELVQLTQGDTDEGDPTFGPDGTIYFYSNADRNYNIWKVKPRSTR
- a CDS encoding response regulator transcription factor, with the protein product MYTYPVRVLLVDDHPIVQSGLSYELGRSAGLQIVCATQTVDESLTQLRQDAVDVVLSDLYLGDTTTGIQLMLQLRELGISLPVLIMSSDEKPATIRQVLGAGAAGFLSKRSTPADFEQAIRWAANVDRLPDPYIAPHDLRLRMHQLTTPPRPQQATQLQPLTRKEVETLRAFGQGLEPKEIAHERRVAVTTVYSQLNMAREKLQIHHDVELRNFAIRHLLE
- a CDS encoding sensor histidine kinase, whose protein sequence is MFALLATHTMPSSFTFWKGLFLLFISGLWTHRLTAQPVLVIDSSQMHVETGLWAEWLADSSRRLTLHDVISPAVSPRFRLVNTQYPNAGYTLDDYWLRVRIRVVGPNQKPGEILFLENAFPIATSVDLFVLDSTGRVLETHRSTSCSLGDRREVPHPHFVFTMPVRPGQTLTLYVHSRNEMGLQYLPLTIWREAAFDTYTILLHYGWGIYSGFALLALLLHLLLYGFTRERRYLLVGLMVASYLLYETSRGVGLGMRYLWPERPWLLSHGINLFFTLWIFAYLYFFNQLFALRQTAPIWHRVFIGLGLLNITLFALSLPDWWVPRAALLVYQGTPIMLTMFALGCYVVWQGQRWAIYYVVGTGALLSGGLLLVLSRSGLLTAMSSNLSAMALSGGTMLEISCFTLGIAAQSRRERHERRVAQAQQREAALLNQQERQQRERQETEARLLARIDERRTVADNLHDNLGSMLFSLQLRLDGLSRQPAISTDDIQSVQHLLLQAHQRFRLIAHNLMPDEFSRQGGLAPALTSFIDELNLVSTTSFGLYVDPKAQLLPPNTQFALYNIAFELLQNVLRHAQASQASLQVRCPTSTLVLLKMEDNGIGVAKTKLTDSRAFSTIRRRVEQAMGQFQIGLLAGGGTRVVVELPVGPDSERQS
- a CDS encoding YfaP family protein translates to MQTLSTFGSTNRFWVILFAISLALLAGSCKKPADVLPAEIDPANASLLSQVLIMPSGTQTQAGDAPSPTTSSGTPVVNSPYTTVISSNGSTAPLTYTYQNVSGNLAGCYVQVVGADRYFRIPYGSNSSASGRLSLPVGIPTNVLDGQFTLAFCVYDANGRVSAPVTVTINVLRLGTGAIQVSLSWDDDTDQDLYVTDPANEIISYRNTSSSSGGALDRDDTSGYGPENIFWTQNAPDGRYQVRVNAYRAATQTNFYVTVSYPGGSKSFTGNTSFNVRTVNVTTFTKSGSTITF
- a CDS encoding porin family protein — protein: MKTILLSFVLLISMSTLTHAQISKRFGIVGGLHSASIRSTGLDSKFGFHIGGVAELAINDNVLIRPQLLYSTKGASVSAGGLTYSINLSYIEIPIHAVYKAEVGTGKLFGGLGPYIGILAGARDSDGDEVDGLKTVDAGLSLLGGYELTEQKISVNLFYNTGFTNIATNAPRTGSSNTNSTFGLSVAYFFGE
- a CDS encoding glycoside hydrolase family 25 protein, yielding MKVSTLFRFIYHHYKRVIWLGLGLLVSGLLIWRLTRPADTMQWQFVEAYGIKFPTRYTVHGLDVSRHNSRINWDRVAAMNTGGVRLQFVFIKATEGATLGDPTFAKNWKEAKRVGLQRGAYHFYHPTRDPIKQANNFIKRVSLKPGDLAPVLDFEVTNNVPDDKIIADLQVFLDAIEAEYNIRPIIYTNATLYKRFIKEHFDVYPLWIADYSKSDLNRYDADKLYIWQHNKNGWVRGIRGFVDINTFVMEPDRINELTL
- a CDS encoding outer membrane beta-barrel protein produces the protein MKKIVCLTASLLAALTGFAQSENYRAFKVDITTGYSKSSQSGTGNNGGINFSIEPKYNITDNIAVGVKVEGAVLASAESSGITALAIVRATQLTGEYYVGESTVRPYVGLGLGLYKGYLYLSDSDESELIAGETSQFGIAPRAGLQIGHFRLGLEYNLVKDSNYFSLKIGTTIGGGRK